The Syngnathus typhle isolate RoL2023-S1 ecotype Sweden linkage group LG3, RoL_Styp_1.0, whole genome shotgun sequence genome window below encodes:
- the LOC133151798 gene encoding neuropeptide FF receptor 2-like yields the protein MGIMDPLQKGPLNVTPGLGPEPSPDEVSDLESMLLWTLHEPGTIALTLMYTLSFLLGVVGNLMSLRALTNRRSRRLAGVSATRSLLVNLAVCDLAVVCVCMPITLGSRIYTAWVYGDLLCRAVPFTQAVSVSASVLTLTVISVNRYYSVRSPLRARSMFTRRRILATVAVVWAASSAMCAPIAVVNRRQEINFETFSILVCQEEWPKHRLKQGYNVLLFAMLYCLPVTFNLTIGFLTGLRLWGGARSAFADLDPRSQALHASRLKSRQKIAKMVVCLVLLFAASWLPLYVADLWIDRELRPPPWLLQTRPFAQWLGLTNSSLNPICYCFIGDLYRSAKVIRTRYYQKVAALFGGASFVSSGAEASPSAPAATERDHVGVGVSRSVATVPRLLIKDLGQTGSNNGSGHSISDWCRSSPSVCETSGGLFPCRWRPFDTTPDSSLGTFPLDSLPSRRHSAHENFGPFLLRLESGIDWNLPARRHSVVRQSAAC from the exons ATGGGCATCATGGATCCTCTCCAGAAGGGGCCACTCAACGTCACGCCGGGCCTCGGGCCCGAGCCGTCCCCCGACGAGGTGTCGGACCTGGAGAGCATGCTGCTGTGGACCCTGCACGAGCCCGGCACCATCGCCTTGACCCTCATGTACACCTTGTCCTTCCTGCTGGGCGTGGTGGGCAACCTGATGTCCCTGCGGGCGCTCACCAACCGGCGCAGTCGGCGTCTGGCGGGCGTGAGCGCCACCCGCAGCCTGCTGGTCAACTTGGCCGTGTGCGATCTGGCCgtggtgtgcgtgtgcatgcccATCACGCTGGGCAGCCGCATCTACACGGCGTGGGTGTACGGCGACCTGCTGTGCCGCGCCGTGCCCTTCACGCAGGCCGTGTCGGTGTCGGCCAGCGTCCTGACGCTCACCGTCATCAGCGTCAACCGCTACTACAGCGTGCGCTCGCCGCTCAGGGCGCGCTCCATGTTCACCCGCCGACGCATCCTGGCCACCGTGGCCGTGGTGTGGGCCGCCTCGTCCGCCATGTGCGCGCCCATCGCCGTGGTCAACCGCCGGCAGGAGATCAACTTTGAGACCTTCTCCATTCTGGTGTGCCAGGAGGAGTGGCCCAAGCATCGCCTCAAGCAAGG ATACAACGTACTGCTGTTTGCCATGCTCTACTGCCTTCCCGTCACCTTCAACCTGACCATCGGCTTCCTGACGGGTCTGCGTCTGTGGGGCGGCGCCCGCTCGGCCTTCGCCGACCTGGACCCGCGCAGCCAGGCCCTGCACGCCTCCCGCCTGAAGAGCCGGCAGAAGATCGCCAAGATGGTGGTGTGTCTGGTGCTGCTGTTCGCCGCTTCGTGGCTGCCGCTCTACGTGGCCGATTTGTGGATCGACCGCGAGCTGCGCCCGCCGCCCTGGCTCCTCCAGACCCGACCCTTCGCCCAGTGGTTGGGCCTGACCAACTCCAGCCTCAACCCCATCTGCTACTGCTTCATCGGGGACCTCTACCGCTCGGCCAAGGTGATCCGGACGCGCTACTATCAGAAAGTAGCCGCCCTCTTCGGGGGCGCCTCGTTCGTCAGTTCGGGGGCCGAGGCGTCCCCGTCGGCGCCCGCCGCTACCGAGCGGGACCACGTGGGAGTCGGCGTATCCCGTTCGGTAGCCACCGTTCCTCGCCTGCTGATCAAGGATCTCGGCCAGACGGGGTCCAACAACGGATCGGGGCACAGCATTTCGGACTGGTGCCGTTCCAGCCCGAGCGTGTGCGAAACTAGCGGCGGGCTTTTCCCCTGCAGGTGGCGCCCTTTCGACACCACCCCGGATTCCTCCCTCGGCACCTTTCCGTTGGACTCTCTGCCGTCGCGGAGACACTCGGCCCACGAGAACTTTGGGCCCTTCCTCCTGAGGTTGGAATCTGGAATAGACTGGAATCTTCCTGCCAGGAGGCATTCGGTAGTCCGGCAATCGGCTGCGTGTTGA
- the mad1l1 gene encoding mitotic spindle assembly checkpoint protein MAD1, whose amino-acid sequence MDCDEDTTMFSTLKSFNSFIGRSGRSPQLSGASAVHTTNLQNQYKRSMDFLEAAEKVQSRSRYLELDQEKKQMELSHKRIRVELEKSASDTACNLKQLEEKNSEMASRLKKSEERETEAVKKLAQQVEANRELGKNLEGLGKKLDERDAQLDTANQTVIGLKDEIRELKQKVQNQDSVIFTKTLEKQALQEQLDLQRRNYQEMSEMCQRLQAAQSTCSEHVIKIKELERRLALQEEDFAIVKSIKSEASRVPDLEKELKRFREENIFLRERRENCSLLKEEAEGLKRKLERVAKTKEDLVNMELEKERLTEKVRAWENLGQSTGLNIRKPEDLSREVIQIQQKEIALKEQNYTLSSRVRSMERSLSELQAELLQQRGKTLEEQKKRETHEVLLRRLQKRLMLLTKERDGMRSILESYDSELAPAEHSPQLAKRLKEADELLHKTQDLNTEMEVQLAKAQDESATLKLQLQTMEFELDSLKKLQASTDGGSSVSKEEVTMLRQKIEALEAERQRLEEQKETLEMRLERHNLQGDYDSVKTRVVNFKMNPTAVAKQQRQQEFEALREEVERLRDVVRKGQESGHVDAALQEAKLNLPPPKEVQDLLKQIKASELKNQRLKEVFKQKIQEFRTVCYILTGYQLDIPIENQYRLISVYAEHVEDCLVFKKGLSGSIELMETAYTRTLGDLVALHLHQQNSIPVFTSTLTIDLFARQTVMT is encoded by the exons ATGGACTGTGACGAGGACACCACCATGTTTTCCACCTTGAAGTCCTTCAACTCCTTCATCGGCCGCTCCGGGCGTTCGCCCCAGTTGTCGGGAGCCTCGGCGGTGCACACGACCAACCTGCAGAACCAGTACAAGCGCAGCATGGAT TTCTTGGAAGCGGCCGAGAAGGTCCAGTCGCGCAGTCGCTACCTGGAGTTGGATCAGGAGAAGAAGCAGATGGAGCTGAGTCACAAACGCATTCGCGTGGAGCTGGAGAAAAGTGCCAGTGATACAGCGTGCAACTTGAAG CAATTGGAGGAAAAGAACAGCGAAATGGCGTCACGGCTCAAGAAGTCAGAGGAGCGCGAGACGGAGGCCGTCAAGAAGCTGGCCCAGCAAGTGGAAGCCAACCGAGAGCTCGGCAAGAACCTGGAGGGCCTCGGCAAGAAGCTGGATGAGCGAGATGCCCAACTCGACACGGCTAACCAG ACCGTCATCGGCCTGAAGGACGAGATCCGTGAGCTGAAACAGAAGGTCCAGAACCAGGACTCTGTCATTTTCACAAAGACGTTGGAGAAGCAGGCGCTGCAGGAGCAGCTGGATTTACAGCGCAG GAACTACCAGGAGATGTCTGAGATGTGCCAGAGACTCCAAGCGGCGCAGTCCACCTGCTCCGAGCATGTCATCAAGATCAAG GAGTTAGAAAGGCGTCTCGCTCTCCAGGAGGAGGACTTCGCCATCGTGAAGAGCATCAAGTCGGAGGCCAGCAGGGTGCCCGACCTGGAGAAGGAGCTCAAGCGCTTCAGAGAGGAGAACATTTTCCTCAG agagaggagagagaattGCAGCCTTCTGAAAGAGGAGGCGGAGGGCCTTAAGAGGAAGCTGGAACGCGTGGCCAAGACCAAAGAAGATTTAGTCAACATGGAACTGGAGAAGGag AGGTTGACCGAGAAGGTCAGAGCATGGGAGAATCTCGGCCAATCGACTGGACTCAACATCAG GAAACCCGAGGATCTGTCCAGGGAGGTGATTCAGATCCAGCAGAAGGAAATTGCCCTGAAAGAACAGAACTACACACTCAGCAGCCG CGTTCGCAGCATGGAGCGCTCGCTGTCCGAGCTGCAGGCGGAGCTGTTGCAGCAGCGCGGCAAAACGctggaggagcagaagaagcgcgAGACCCACGAGGTGCTCCTGCGCCGGCTGCAGAAGAGGTTGATGCTACTCACCAAG GAACGCGACGGCATGCGCTCCATCCTGGAGTCGTACGACAGCGAGCTGGCGCCCGCCGAACATTCGCCGCAGCTCGCCAAGCGTCTGAAGGAGGCGGATGAATTGCTGCACAAGACGCAGGACCTCAACACGGAGATGGAG GTGCAGCTGGCCAAAGCGCAGGACGAGAGCGCCACTCTCAAATTGCAACTTCAGACG ATGGAGTTTGAGCTGGATTCTCTGAAGAAGCTGCAGGCCTCGACAGACGGCGGCTCCTCGGTGAGCAAAGAGGAGGTCACCATGCTCAG GCAGAAAATTGAAGCTCTGGAGGCGGAGCGGCAGCGTTTAGAGGAGCAGAAGGAAACGCTGGAGATGAGACTGGAGAGGCACAACCTCCAG GGCGACTACGACTCCGTCAAGACCCGCGTGGTTAACTTCAAGATGAACCCCACCGCCGTGGccaagcagcagcggcagcaggagTTCGAGGCCCTGCGGGAGGAAGTGGAGCGCCTCCGCGACGTGGTGCGCAAAGGGCAGGAGAGCGGCCACGTGGATGCCGCCCTGCAGGAGGCCAAACTTAACCTGCCGCCGCCCAAGGAGGTCCAGG ATTTGCTGAAGCAAATCAAGGCGTCGGAGCTGAAGAACCAGCGTCTGAAGGAGGTGTTCAAGCAGAAGATCCAGGAGTTCCGCACCGTCTGCTACATCTTGACCGGCTACCAGCTGGACATCCCCATTGAGAATCAGTACCGGCTCATCTCCGTCTACGCCGAGCACGTGGAGGACTGCTTGGTCTTCAAAAAG